CCGCCGATGAGTATTGACGCCCGGATCGCGGATGATCTGATAGCCAACGGGATCGAGTTTGTGACGACCGTTCCCTGCAAACAACTGGCCGGAGTGATCGAGGAGGTCGACAAACGGCCCGAGATCCACCATGTGCCCTCGAACAAGGAAGACGAAGGCATGGGCCTGTGTGCCGGCGCCTGGATGGGCGGTAAACGCCCCGCCATCATCATGCAAAACACCGCCATCGGCGTCACGATCAACACTCTGGCAACCTTGATCCAATACTATCGCATGCCGCTGCCGATGCTGATTTCATACCGCGGAGAGCTGCGTGAACCGGTCGCTTGCCAGGTTGAAATGGCGGTGCACACCAAGGCGCTTTTGGCGCAGCTGAACATCCCAACCTACCATTTTCATTGGCAAAAAGACGTCGAAGAGCTGGACAATATCCTGAAATACACCTTCATGAGCAACAAGCCCGTGGCGATCCTGACCGACGCCAATTTCTGGGGAGGCTATGGCGACCAATGATCCGTTCAGAAATCCTTAAGGAAATTGCGCCTATCCTGCGCGAGCAGCTTGTGGTCTGCAACATCGGCATCCCCAGCCAGGAGCTGCACGCCATCGACGACCAGCCCAGCAACTTTTACATGCTGGGGACGATGGGATTGGCCTCGTCCATCGGGTTGGGCCTGGCGCTGTCGCAGCCGAAACCGGTTGTGGTGATTGATGGCGATGGCTCGATCCTGACCAATCTGGGCACGCTGCCGACGATCGCCAACAACGTGGCGGAGAACTATGTGCTGCTGATCATCGACAACGGGTCCTATGGCTCGACCGGGGATCAGCCCACCTATGCGGGGATGAAAACCTCGCTCAGCGCCATGGCGCGGGCGGCGGGCTGCGAAAACGTGGTCGAATGCCAGGCCGCCGACACGGGTGTTGCACTGCA
This genomic interval from Falsiruegeria litorea R37 contains the following:
- the comD gene encoding sulfopyruvate decarboxylase subunit alpha, translated to MSIDARIADDLIANGIEFVTTVPCKQLAGVIEEVDKRPEIHHVPSNKEDEGMGLCAGAWMGGKRPAIIMQNTAIGVTINTLATLIQYYRMPLPMLISYRGELREPVACQVEMAVHTKALLAQLNIPTYHFHWQKDVEELDNILKYTFMSNKPVAILTDANFWGGYGDQ
- the comE gene encoding sulfopyruvate decarboxylase subunit beta, with the protein product MIRSEILKEIAPILREQLVVCNIGIPSQELHAIDDQPSNFYMLGTMGLASSIGLGLALSQPKPVVVIDGDGSILTNLGTLPTIANNVAENYVLLIIDNGSYGSTGDQPTYAGMKTSLSAMARAAGCENVVECQAADTGVALQAALDGGKMTVIVSKCESGNAKMPVITMDPVVIKDRFMKAV